Part of the Paenibacillus guangzhouensis genome is shown below.
GCTTCGAGATCATAGATCGTATTCAGGTGCACAAAGGTCGATTCGTGCGCGAAGTGCTCGTCGTCCAAGGATGAGTTCCTGCTTATTGATTCGCTTTTGCGTGGGGGGCAGGCTTCACAGCGTGGCTGTTCGATTCTAGTACTTCCGGCTGCGCTGTATTTCGTTTTCCCCAGATGAGCGTGCCGATGACGCCGACGATGATCATGATTGACCCGAGGATATCATAGATCGTAATCTGTTCGCCGAATACGAGCACCCCGCCGATCATCGACACGATGGTCGCAAGATTGGAGAATACGCTCATCTTGGACGCTTCCATTTTGGACAAGGTATACGTCTGTAATAGCAATGATATCAAGGAAGAGAGCAGGCCAAGATATAGAATGGCGATCCAGAAGGAACCGACGGTCAAAGGTTGAACCAATTGCTCCATCGTGCCATTCACACCGTGCTGGACGAGCGCCATCGCGCCGAATGCGATACTGCCGATCGCCATCATGATATACGTTAACTCAATCGGTCGGAACTGGCCGGAGAGCTTGCGAGCAAATACGCTATACCCCGAGAACGACAAGACGGAGAAGAATAATAAGATGATCCCCGCCATATGCGATAGATCCAGCTTCGTCCCCTTCATAATGACCACGAACAATACCCCGAACACAGAGAGCGCAATGGCGAACTTTTGCTTAAGCGTTGTACGTTCCTTCAGGAAATATCCCGCGAATAGTACCGTTAATACGGGGGTAAATGCATAGAGAATACCGCCTTCCGCGGAGGACGCGTGCTGCAAGCCAAACGCTTGAAGCGCGAAGAACAAGGTTGGATACAGGATGGCCATGCCTAGAATCGGGCGTAGCGATTTACCGCGAATATTGATTTTGATCCACCCAAGCGCGACGGGAATACTTAAGACCAGGAACGATAGGATGAACCGATAAGCGAGTGCGGTGAAAGGGTCTGCGGATTGCAGCGCGCTCTTCATGAACAGAAATGATAATCCAATAATGCTTGCATTGATGATTGCGGAAACGACGGCAAGCTTATGGCTTTGTTGTGTACGCATCTAAATTCCTCCTAGAACAAATCCTTATGGATTTATTTGAAAATTACGATCTGCCTGCTATTCAGTGATAGGTTGAATCGTTATACTGAAGATACGATAAGATCTGGAAATTGACGAGATGGAATTGTTGTGATTGTATCGGTACAGTTTAGAAGGATCTATTCATTTTGTTAGAGAAATGCGGTGTGTTAATGGCTAAATATGTAACCGTACTCACGGACATGGAAGATCGGATTCGTACCGGGCAATACGCCCCTGGACATAAGCTTCCTTCGATTCGTGACGCATCCGAAATGTACGGGTGCAGCAAGAGCACCATTATTCGTGCTTACGCCGAACTCGAACGTCTACATATCATATATGCATTGCCGCAGAGCGGCTATTACGTCATTGATCGCCGTGGGGAGCAGTGGGATCAAGGGAAGGACACCGACAAGCTGGATTTCTCATCGGCGTCGCCCGACTTGCATATTTTCCCATACCTCGATTTTCAGCATTGTCTGAATCGCGCGATCGACACCTATCAATATCAATTGTTCACCTATGGGGATTCACAGGGGCTTGAGAGCTTTCGGCATACGCTCGTGAAACATCTGGCCGACGATCAAGTCTTCGCGAAGCTGAATCAAATCGTCGTCACGTCGGGGGTGCAGCAAGCGCTGAATATTCTGACCCGGATGCCTTTTCCTAGCGGCAAATCCGTGATTCTGATTGAGCAGCCGAGTTATGAGATCTATCAGCGGTTTCTAGAGCTCGAAGGGGTGAAGGTCGCCGGGATTACGCGAACAACCCGTGGACTGGATCTCGACGAGCTGGAGAAGCAGTTCAAGCAGGGGGATATCAAGTTCTTCTATACGATGCCGAGGTATCAGAACCCGCTCGGGACATCCTATACCCTTGCCGAGCGGAAGGCTATCGTCAGGCTCGCTGAACGCTATGATGTCTATATCGTTGAAGATGATTATATGGGGGATCTGGGGGCAGAGGTTCGAATGAATCCGCTCTACAGTTACGATACATCAGATCATGTCATTTATTTGAAGAGCTTCTCTAAAGTCATATTCCCGGGGCTTCGCGTCGGTGCGGCGATTGTTCCTAAACTGCTGCATCCGATATTCGTGCAATATAAGAGATTCTCGGATGCCGATTCTTCGATCGTGTCTCAAGGCGCCTTGGAGATTTACCTTAAGAACGGTATGTTCGACCACCATAAACGCAAGATTATCCAGCTCTATGCGGCTCGGATGAATCGAATGAATCGTGCGCTGACCGAGGCGCAAGCATCGGAGTGGGTTGAAGTCGCCCCCGTTCAGCAAGGGGTGTATATCTCGCTTGTGTTACCGAAGGTCGTGAATATGGATCAACTGCACGGGAAGCTGCAGCGAGCAGGCGTCATGACGGTACCAGGTAAAGAATTCTTTTTGCAAAATCAAGCACCGTTATACAAATTCCTTCGGCTTAGCATTACTCGAGTTCATGAGGACCGCATTGAAGAGGGAGTGCAGACGATTATGGAAGAGGTGAAGCGAGCAGGGCGTGGATGGGGTTAGATAAGCAGGGGATGTGGAATGGTTGCCATATGTAACGTCATGTGAATTTCGAAAATTGGGGAGGAAACGGTAATGCAAATTGGGATCATTGGAACCGGAGGGTTCTCGGAGACACACTGCAACTTATTGGAACAGATGGATGATGTTCGCGTTAGCGCCGTATGCGGGACAAGTCTTGCCAAAGCGGAGCGGTTCGCTCAGAAATGGCGAGGCGTAGCAGCTTACGGGGACGTTAATCAAATGCTCGATCAAGAGAAGTTGGATGCCGTCTATATTTGCGTTCCTCCATTTGCGCATGGGGCGCTGGAGAAGGCGGTAATCGAGCGGAATATTCCGTTCTTCATCGAGAAGCCGATTGCGCTGGATGATGAGCTCCCTGCCGAGCTTCTCGCACGCATTGAGGAGAAATCACTGATTACGTCGGTGGGTTATCATTTCCGGTACACCGATGCGACGCAGCGAGCGATCGAGCTCTTGCAGGGCCGAACCGTAGGGATGGCACTTGGCACATGGATGGGGGATATGCCTCGCGTCGGATGGTGGCGGAAGCAAGAGGGCTCTGGCGGGCAATTCCTCGAGCAGACGACCCACATGGTGGATTTGCTTCGTTATACGCTTGGTGAAGTGACCGAAGTCTATGCCGCTTATGCGAATCGGGTCATGCACCAGGTCGAAGAGGACGTTACCGTTGCGGATGTCGGTACGGTGACACTGAAGTTGGCAAGCGGTGCGGTAGCGAACATTTCAAATACGTGTATTCTGCCAATTTCCGATCAAGCAGGCCTTCAAATATATACCGACCATGGTGTGCTGCAGATCCAATCGAACCAACTTGTCGATCGGACGAAGGGGGAGACCTATACGCTGCAGAATCAGTCGAACCCTTATGCCC
Proteins encoded:
- a CDS encoding DMT family transporter, which translates into the protein MRTQQSHKLAVVSAIINASIIGLSFLFMKSALQSADPFTALAYRFILSFLVLSIPVALGWIKINIRGKSLRPILGMAILYPTLFFALQAFGLQHASSAEGGILYAFTPVLTVLFAGYFLKERTTLKQKFAIALSVFGVLFVVIMKGTKLDLSHMAGIILLFFSVLSFSGYSVFARKLSGQFRPIELTYIMMAIGSIAFGAMALVQHGVNGTMEQLVQPLTVGSFWIAILYLGLLSSLISLLLQTYTLSKMEASKMSVFSNLATIVSMIGGVLVFGEQITIYDILGSIMIIVGVIGTLIWGKRNTAQPEVLESNSHAVKPAPHAKANQ
- a CDS encoding aminotransferase-like domain-containing protein → MAKYVTVLTDMEDRIRTGQYAPGHKLPSIRDASEMYGCSKSTIIRAYAELERLHIIYALPQSGYYVIDRRGEQWDQGKDTDKLDFSSASPDLHIFPYLDFQHCLNRAIDTYQYQLFTYGDSQGLESFRHTLVKHLADDQVFAKLNQIVVTSGVQQALNILTRMPFPSGKSVILIEQPSYEIYQRFLELEGVKVAGITRTTRGLDLDELEKQFKQGDIKFFYTMPRYQNPLGTSYTLAERKAIVRLAERYDVYIVEDDYMGDLGAEVRMNPLYSYDTSDHVIYLKSFSKVIFPGLRVGAAIVPKLLHPIFVQYKRFSDADSSIVSQGALEIYLKNGMFDHHKRKIIQLYAARMNRMNRALTEAQASEWVEVAPVQQGVYISLVLPKVVNMDQLHGKLQRAGVMTVPGKEFFLQNQAPLYKFLRLSITRVHEDRIEEGVQTIMEEVKRAGRGWG
- a CDS encoding Gfo/Idh/MocA family protein — its product is MQIGIIGTGGFSETHCNLLEQMDDVRVSAVCGTSLAKAERFAQKWRGVAAYGDVNQMLDQEKLDAVYICVPPFAHGALEKAVIERNIPFFIEKPIALDDELPAELLARIEEKSLITSVGYHFRYTDATQRAIELLQGRTVGMALGTWMGDMPRVGWWRKQEGSGGQFLEQTTHMVDLLRYTLGEVTEVYAAYANRVMHQVEEDVTVADVGTVTLKLASGAVANISNTCILPISDQAGLQIYTDHGVLQIQSNQLVDRTKGETYTLQNQSNPYALENKAFIHAVRTGDTQYIRSTYQDAIQSQRIATAALRSAATGAPVTL